CGTAGCAATACCCACTAACACATCCGGCTTTTCACCGACAAACTGGCGAGCAATCTGCACCGCGATCGCAGGATTGCCTTGGGCCGTTTTATAGTCAAAGTCGAGATTTTTACCTTGTTCGTAGCCCTTTGATTTCAGGCCATCAATCAGCCCCTGACGAGCAGCATCAAGTGCCGGGTGCTCGACGATCTGTGATACCGCCACTTTCGCTGTTTTCGCCATGATGCCTGCTGATGACAGTAGCGCGGCTCCTGCCAATACAGCAGTAGCAATAACTTTTCCTGCTTTCATCTCAACTCCTTGATTACAGCATTATTGATGTGATGTTGTGTTTGGTGTTTATATAATTATTGATTGAGTTGCACATTTTATGTGCACCTCATTCATTATTACCAATAACTTAGAAAAATGGGAAGAGAGTTTTAACAATTAGTCAACAAACTTAGACATGTGTATGCTGCCCGTTTTTAGTCGCCTGAATTAAGATATTTCTCGGAGTGATGCTTTTAGCACAAAAAGTTTCAATGGATACCTGATAACCATGTTCGCTGAGATACAAAGCCTTATCAAGTACCAGCCACATCTCGAGGCTACGACGAAACTGCTGCTGAACAAGGCTGAGCCTCTCCATTTGCCAATAGCGTTGTTCACCTTTCGCTTCAAATTCGGCAAACGACACATTGGTTGGCAAATCCAGCTGTTTCTGGTCGGCTGCCCATTGGCAAAAAGCGCCAAAACCATCAGCCAACAACGACTTTTTAATGCTTGGTACCGATACGTAACCTTGATGCCCACCAACCTGTCGCAAAAGTAGATCAAGCCCGAGACGATAGCTCATTTCGAGAAAACGATGCCGCTTAACTCGATCTCCCCCTGTCACGGTTTCTTGAAGTGGTATCCTCAGCTCTGACTTGGATAGCTTAAGGGCAGAAGCACGAGCGGGTTTTGACAATGGACGATAATGATCGTCTTGGATAAGGTGATAACAACAAGGCGAAATACTTAATGCTGGTAATCCTACCAACACAGCATTTTCAATCAGAGCAACATGCAAATCTCCGCATGCGTGCAAAGCCACAGCGTGTTGTTTAGGGTTAAGCACTTGCATCGCGTTAGCGGATAACGCATCCCCTTGAACAAACGTCATGGGTAAATTCTGCTTATCTGCTTCCTGTTGACCAGAATCACACAACATTTGTTGAAATTCAAAACTGGTGACTGGTTGCTGGCTTTTGCTGGCAAGTATACGACCCAAGAAGCCTTTACCTGAACACCATTCGAGCCATTCACTGCCTTGATGAGAGCGTAACGCTGCTTCACCCATCGATACAATCTGTTCAAGTTTTCTGCCCGGAACCCCTGTCTCAAGGCCTCGCTCCAATTGCAAACCATATAAAGTAGAGCCAGTGAGCTGAGTGAGTTCATCAACAACAGATAGAGCGGGGATAAATTGCTCAAGAACTTTATGGAATCGCTTGGGGTTAGTCTTAAATTCTTCAATTTGTTCAGGGCTCAGAGAAGCAAGCCATTGACATAACTGCGGGTGCTCAACTTGCCATGGCAATCGATCTTCAAAGCTCGAGAAAAAGGGCTCAAAGCGCCAGAACAACTCATGTGATAACAGAAATGAGTCGAGTTTTTGAAATGTGTCTTGCATGCTTCCCCCTTGCAAGGTTTTATTCTAGAGGGAAGCATGATGAGATGAAAGTTTTTAGCGGACTGGTAACTCGATATCCTTAAACATTTCTTCAATTTCTGCACTTGATTTCAGAGACAGAGCTTGTTCCACAACAGGTCGTGTGAGGTGCGGAGCAAATCGCTCCATAAAGTCGAACATATAGGAACGAAGGAAAGTTCCACGGCGGAAGCCTATGCTGGTTGTACTTGCACCGAAAATGTGGCTCGCATCAATAGCCACTAAATCTTCATCTTGATCTTTATCGATCGCCATGCTGGCAATCACCCCCACCCCTATTCCCATCCGAACATAGGTCTTAATCACGTCAGCATCCGTCGCGGTGAAAACGACTCGGGGCGTCAAGCCTACTTTATTAAAAGCTGTATCCAATTCTGAGCGTCCGGTAAAGCCGAATACATACGTGACCAAAGGATAAGAGGCAAGGTCTTCGATTGAAATCTTCTCTTTTTGAGCCAAAGGGTGCTCTTTGGAGACAACAATTGAGCGGTTCCAGTGGTAGCAAGGCAGCATGATAGCATCTTGGTAAAGATGCAAAGCTTCCGTCGCAATCGCGAAATTTGCCGTCCCTTTTGCAATCGCTTCGGACATCTGAGTTGGCGTACCCTGATGCATATGCAGGGATACTTTTGGATATCGAGCCGTGAATCCTTTGATTACATCGGGTAAAGCATAACGGGCCTGAGTATGAGTCGTAGAAATGTTGAGAGTACCCATTTCAGGGTGAGTATGCTCCCCAGCTACCGCTTTAATACTTTCAACCCGCGCGAGGATCTCTTGAGAGATTCGAATTATATCTTCGCCCGCTGAAGTCACTTGGGTCAGGTGCTTACCACTTCGCTCAAAAATCTGAATCCCTAACTCATCTTCAAGCAATCTGACTTGTTTACTGATACCTGGTTGCGAAGTATATAAGCTCTCTGCGGTAGCAGAAACATTTAGGTTGTGGTTAACTACCTCAACAATATACCTCAGTTGTTGTAACTTCATTCTTAACCCCGCAATCCCTTACTCGACGCCCCATTGTGAGCAAATATAGTTTATAATATTTAGTTATAACGTCTCTTGGTTAAAATTGATAGCAGATTTGTCTTTTTGGGCCGAATGGACAGAGTAAATTCTGATTTAGATGACTTTTTTGTAAGCAATAACGCAAAAATCACCCACAGATCAGAGTTTTCGTTAATAATTAGCCATGGAAACGTAATAATACAAAATAGGTGCAGTGGTTGTTAAGAATCGTGTATCCTTACTCGCTAGCCAACAAAACATAAGATACGGAATTTATGAATATTGGGTTAATCATAGCTTTAGTTGCCATCTTACTGGTATTAGTGCTTGGCTATAACATCATGCTTCAGTACAAAGTGAAAGTCGAAGCTGCTAAAAAGCAGGAAGGGGCTCGATACCTCGCCATCATTGATGCGACAGAAGAACTTATCGGCCACGCACATCACATGCCCTACAGCAAAGATTTATTGGTTTGCTTAAACAATCGTATTCTAGATGCGGTGGAAAGTATGTTTGAGCTTGATCCCAAGAACAAGCAACTCGAACAACGCGTTGAGCATGTTAAACAGCAGATAAAACAGCTTAAAGAAGACAAAAAAGGTGGGGAAAGCACATCCTTTAAAACGCCAGGCAGTGACAAACAAGCAATAGTGATGCTCAAACTGGTCAAACGCCTGCGAGACACTATCCGTAGCGAGCACAACAAAGGTCGATTTGAAACTCAAGCCTATGTGGCAGAAAATGCTCGCCTAGAGACGATCCAAATTCGAATAAATATTGAAAACGTTATTAAACGTGCAAATGATTCCATTGTTCGTGGTCAGCCCGGTACCGCTCTTCAACTTCTGCGTAAAGGGCTTGACGCACTGAGCACCAAAAACGACAACTATTCCAATCAAGCCAGAGAGAAACTTCAGGGCATGCTTGATGACCTAGAGCAGAAACGTCAGTCTAAAAACGCTGAGGAGCTTCACCAAATCGAAGAAGACCAGCGTAAAAATGATATGGATGAGCTCTTTGGTGAAAAGAAAAAATGGTAATATAATTCTTGGATCCCAATTTCGAAAGGTCGCCTTGGCGGCCTTTTCTATTTGTTTAAATACTCATCATGATCGATTTAGAAAACTACAACTCCCTACTCGAACCTATCAATAATTTTCTCCAATGCTCGACACCTAATGAGTGGATTGCAGAGGCACGAAAACCCGAAAACCTCAAAACCATTCTAATCGATCATTTGTTGTGTGAGCTCAAAGCGGGTCAATCGGCAATGTATCTTATCCGTAAGTATGCTGTCGATAAGGATAGCGCATATAACCTATTAGATTGGTTTAAACCCTATGAAGACTTTGCTTATAGAAAGACAGGGAGCCTTGATACGTTAAAAGGCAAAAGTAACATATCCAAAGCGATTATGGCCAAATCGAATTCACCCTATAGCCAGGATTTAATCGATAAGATGGTGCTTCTGATAAAAGAAGAGCTGCATCACTTTTATCAAGTTCTGGAAATAATGGAAAATCGAGGGATCGATTATGAGCCAGTTCAAGCGAGTCGCTATGCTAAAGGCCTTTTAAGTCAAATGGCAACTCATGAGCCACAGACACTGATCGATAAATTGATCATTGGCGCATATATTGAGGCCCGATCATGCGAACGTTTCGCTATGCTCGCACCACATATGGATGACGACCTCGCCAAATTTTATACATCACTGTTACGCTCTGAAGCTCGTCATTATCAGGATTACCTAAGCTTAGCTGAAGACATCGCCGGAGAAGATATTTCACAACGCGTTGCTTTTTTCGGTCAATTAGAAGCTGATCTTATTATCAGTCCCGATAAAGACTTTAAATTCCACAGTGGCACACCGATATAAAATCAACCTAAGTTATCCTTCCTAAATAAAAAGGTGCCATACGGCACCTTTTTTGTCACGTCACCTACATCCTCAAACTAGGCCAGAAAAAGCATTATCGAGCCCTTTACGCCACTATTTCTGGGCTATAGGTCTCAATGGTTCTGCTTCACAACAACAACCTAACCAATAATCAATACGAACAATTGCCATTTCGGTAGGTTGTACCTATAACAAAAAACTTGCCTACTTTGCGAACCACTTTAGAGAGTTAGATAACGAGAGTTTGGTTGATGTCTGCCAACGTTTGAGCTGGTTCCAGAGCCTGAGTGATTGGTCGACCAATCACCAAATAATCCGATCCAGCCTGGACTGCATCGAAAGGGGTCATAATACGTTTCTGATCTCCGACAGCAGCCCCTGCAGGACGAATGCCGGGAGTCACAAGTTTAAAGTTGTTACCTAGCTCAGTTTTAAGCATAGAAGACTCTTGTGCGGAGCAGACGACCCCATCTAGGCCTGAGTTTTTTGTCAACCTAGCTAAACGAATCACCTGATCTTTCGGCTCAACATCAAGGCCAATACCGACCAAGTCGTTTTGCTCCATACTCGTCAGCACGGTAACACCGATTAATAATGGGCGATCTTTACCATAAGACTCTAGGATCTCACGAGATGCGGCCATCATACGTTCTCCACCACTAGCATGAACGTTAACCATCCACACACCTAGCTCAGCTGCAGCGCGTACCGCTTTTGAACAAGTGTTAGGAATGTCGTGGAACTTGAGATCCAGGAATACAGAAAAACCACGCTTATGTAGCTCTTTAACGAAATTAGGACCAAACAGCGTGAACATTTCTTTGCCCACTTTTAGTCGACAAGAATTTGGGTCAATTCTATCAACAAAAGCCAATGCATCCGCTTGATTGTCGTAATCCAGTGCAACAATAACTCTTTGGTCAATCATTTCATCTCCTACTTAATACTTACATGCCTAAAAAAAGCAGCGGGATCACCGCTGCTATTTTTTGATTGGAATACCAATCGAATCTCTTACTCACCATCAAGGCCTCGAATAGGTTTGATGGTCCCCCAACCTTTGCATGAGGGACAATGCCAATACATGGAATGGGTAGAGAAGCCACATTTGCGACATCGATAGTGCGGCTTCACCTTAAGCTGTTCACCAACTAGTCTCTGCAGTGTTTGCAAACTGGCCTTCGCCCGACCTTCCTCTGCATCTGCCAAGTGATAATCCATCAAGCGGTAGAAACCTTTCATTGTTGGATTTTTCACTAACTGACGAGTCAAAAGTTCTTGTGCTGTGCCTGAGCCCTCATGTTGTGCTACCAATTGCGCCAACATCAGTTCTGCCGATACACCAGCCTTAGCGACTATACATTGGCGTAAGAAATCTAACAGCTCATCTTCTTGACCAAGATGGTGATAACAATCTGCAAGAATTGGCAACACTTCACTGATGAAGTCTTTGTCTTGCTCAAGCACCATTTCCAAATACTTTATCGTTTTAGCATAGTCTTCAACGTCCAAGTACAACTTGCCTAGGGCAATACTTGCTCTGACACACTTAGGATCTTCTGATAACGCTCGTTTGAAATGCTGAATAGCGCGATGGCTATCACCGTCAGCTTTGTCTTGTATTGCAAGCTCACACCAGAAATGAGCGATACTGGTGCGCATCCTCTTTCGACCCAATTTAACCAACTGCGAAGCATATTGAATCGCTTTACCCCATTCGCGAGTCTGTTGATAAATCGAAACCAGCTGTTGTAATGCGGCTTCTCGATGATCAGGTTCCTCGACAAGTTGCTCGAAAATCTTCTCTGCTCGGTCAAGAAACCCTGAAGCCATATAGTCTTTGGCTAATTGCTGAAGCGCAATATTTTTTTTGGTCGATCGTTAGGCCTGAACGTGAAATCAAATTCTGGTGAATACGAATAGCACGATCAACCTCACCGCGAGAGCGGAAGAGGTTTCCCAATGCCAAATGGGTATCAATCGTTTCGTTGTCGACCTGAAGAAGTTCAATGAAATGGTCTACCGCCTTGTCTGATTGATCAGACAATAGCAGGTTTAGACCCGTCACATACTGGCGGGAAATTTGATTGGAGTGCTTCTGCTTGTCTTGCTGGGCACTTCGATTACCCATGTACCAACCGTATGCAGCAGCGATTGGTAGTAACAAGAAGAGTATTTCTAGCATCGAGTAAAAAGCCTATCTATACAACTTATTGGGCTTTAACCTGTTGAGGTTCGCTTTCTGGAGGAGAAAGTTTTTTCACTTGTTTTCTTAGCTTTCGTAATTGTTGTTGAGAACGTAGATGCAAACTACCGAAGATAATCCAAGCTAAAACGAAGCCAGCTACAAATACAACACCAACTAATGTTGATAGGTGAAACTCACTTTGTGCCAACAAGTAATTAAATTTAACTACTTCTTGATTCTGAGAGCCTAAAGCCAGTGCGATTAAAAACAGGGCCAGCACGATAACAATTTTTATAATTTTCATGTTCTATCACCTAAGTCGATATCTGCCGATACGATTATGCAGTAAAACCCCTGAACAAACCATGCCTATCTCTGAATTTCATCTCATAAAAAAGCGGCATACGAAAGTATGCCGCTTTTTCAGATGAATAACAGGAATTAATCGAGGTTGACACGCTCACGTAATTCCTTGCCTGGCTTAAAGTGAGGGACGTATTTTCCATCAAGCTCAACTTTTTCGCCAGTTTTCGGGTTGCGACCTACACGAGGTTCGCGATAATGCAGAGAGAAACTACCAAATCCGCGAATTTCAATTCTATCGCCGGTTTCTAGTGTCGAAGCCATATGCTCTAGAATGTCTTTCACAGCATCTTCAATCTCTTTCGCTGAAAGGTGGGTTTGCTCAGCGCAGAGTCTCTCAATCAGTTCAGACTTAGTCATAGTTTCCCTCGTAGAGTAGTTTATCACTTATTATAGTAAGTAATACCAATTCCAACAAACACTTGCTATCAATTCTAGACACAAAACCAACAAATTGCGCAATTTTCAAATCGCGTTTTATCAGAGTGACTTGCTGAGATTGGTATTAGGACTCGTTTAGCTCAATCCATAAAAAAGGAGCCTCTCGGCTCCTTTTTCAGTAAAGCGATGTATTATTCGCCTTTAGCTGCTTTGAAAGCATCAGCCATTGCGTTACCGAACGAAGCATCATCTGCTTTGTTCAGAG
This window of the Vibrio neptunius genome carries:
- the pyrF gene encoding orotidine-5'-phosphate decarboxylase, which encodes MIDQRVIVALDYDNQADALAFVDRIDPNSCRLKVGKEMFTLFGPNFVKELHKRGFSVFLDLKFHDIPNTCSKAVRAAAELGVWMVNVHASGGERMMAASREILESYGKDRPLLIGVTVLTSMEQNDLVGIGLDVEPKDQVIRLARLTKNSGLDGVVCSAQESSMLKTELGNNFKLVTPGIRPAGAAVGDQKRIMTPFDAVQAGSDYLVIGRPITQALEPAQTLADINQTLVI
- a CDS encoding DUF1049 domain-containing protein, yielding MKIIKIVIVLALFLIALALGSQNQEVVKFNYLLAQSEFHLSTLVGVVFVAGFVLAWIIFGSLHLRSQQQLRKLRKQVKKLSPPESEPQQVKAQ
- the ihfB gene encoding integration host factor subunit beta → MTKSELIERLCAEQTHLSAKEIEDAVKDILEHMASTLETGDRIEIRGFGSFSLHYREPRVGRNPKTGEKVELDGKYVPHFKPGKELRERVNLD
- a CDS encoding DNA repair protein, whose protein sequence is MNIGLIIALVAILLVLVLGYNIMLQYKVKVEAAKKQEGARYLAIIDATEELIGHAHHMPYSKDLLVCLNNRILDAVESMFELDPKNKQLEQRVEHVKQQIKQLKEDKKGGESTSFKTPGSDKQAIVMLKLVKRLRDTIRSEHNKGRFETQAYVAENARLETIQIRINIENVIKRANDSIVRGQPGTALQLLRKGLDALSTKNDNYSNQAREKLQGMLDDLEQKRQSKNAEELHQIEEDQRKNDMDELFGEKKKW
- the cysB gene encoding HTH-type transcriptional regulator CysB; amino-acid sequence: MKLQQLRYIVEVVNHNLNVSATAESLYTSQPGISKQVRLLEDELGIQIFERSGKHLTQVTSAGEDIIRISQEILARVESIKAVAGEHTHPEMGTLNISTTHTQARYALPDVIKGFTARYPKVSLHMHQGTPTQMSEAIAKGTANFAIATEALHLYQDAIMLPCYHWNRSIVVSKEHPLAQKEKISIEDLASYPLVTYVFGFTGRSELDTAFNKVGLTPRVVFTATDADVIKTYVRMGIGVGVIASMAIDKDQDEDLVAIDASHIFGASTTSIGFRRGTFLRSYMFDFMERFAPHLTRPVVEQALSLKSSAEIEEMFKDIELPVR
- a CDS encoding tRNA isopentenyl-2-thiomethyl-A-37 hydroxylase MiaE yields the protein MIDLENYNSLLEPINNFLQCSTPNEWIAEARKPENLKTILIDHLLCELKAGQSAMYLIRKYAVDKDSAYNLLDWFKPYEDFAYRKTGSLDTLKGKSNISKAIMAKSNSPYSQDLIDKMVLLIKEELHHFYQVLEIMENRGIDYEPVQASRYAKGLLSQMATHEPQTLIDKLIIGAYIEARSCERFAMLAPHMDDDLAKFYTSLLRSEARHYQDYLSLAEDIAGEDISQRVAFFGQLEADLIISPDKDFKFHSGTPI
- a CDS encoding SAM-dependent methyltransferase yields the protein MQDTFQKLDSFLLSHELFWRFEPFFSSFEDRLPWQVEHPQLCQWLASLSPEQIEEFKTNPKRFHKVLEQFIPALSVVDELTQLTGSTLYGLQLERGLETGVPGRKLEQIVSMGEAALRSHQGSEWLEWCSGKGFLGRILASKSQQPVTSFEFQQMLCDSGQQEADKQNLPMTFVQGDALSANAMQVLNPKQHAVALHACGDLHVALIENAVLVGLPALSISPCCYHLIQDDHYRPLSKPARASALKLSKSELRIPLQETVTGGDRVKRHRFLEMSYRLGLDLLLRQVGGHQGYVSVPSIKKSLLADGFGAFCQWAADQKQLDLPTNVSFAEFEAKGEQRYWQMERLSLVQQQFRRSLEMWLVLDKALYLSEHGYQVSIETFCAKSITPRNILIQATKNGQHTHV